In Odocoileus virginianus isolate 20LAN1187 ecotype Illinois chromosome 12, Ovbor_1.2, whole genome shotgun sequence, the DNA window taatactttagccacctgatgcgaagagccgacttactggaagagaccctgatgcggggaaagactgaaggcggcagaggatgagatggttagatggcatcactgactcaatggacatgagtttgagcaaagtctgggagacgggaagagaggagcctggcatgctatagtccacggggttgcagagagctggacacaagttagtgaccgaacaacaacaaaggattatAGCCTACATGCTCACATCTCCTACAAAATCTGAGATAGCTTTTATTTAATTATGTCTTTAGTAAGTATCTGctgaatgaacaaaatgaaattagTCGTCACTCATCTCTACAGAACGTCCATTATAATAGtactttattttcatgaaatagaAAGCACACTCACCCACAGTTTCAACAAGAATGATGTCATATCCGCCTCCTTCGCACAGAAGAATAGCTTCATTTGTGGTCCTTGTCACACCTCCTAAAGTGCCTCTAGTAGGGGATGGCCTGATGTATGCATTCATATCTCTAGATAACTCAGTCATTCGGGTTTTATCACCTAAGAGTGATCCTGAAACACACAGTTACATTTTACAATCATAGAACGCCTATAAGGGCCAATGATCAATCAGTCAattcttaggggaaatgctttagGACATTTCTCCCCAAACCTCAAACTATATCTCatactattaaattttttttccaagtgtaTTGTAATGATGCCAAATTAATCTGTTTAACATCTCCAACCCCTCAAATGGCTCACTGACTAGAGGTTCAAATCTAGACTCTCCAGCCCTGCACTGGAGACCCTGAGACTGCCGCCTAATTGCTTGTCCAGTTCAGCTTCTGCTAATCCCCAAACAAATCTTCCATTGCAGCTGGGCTGGTTTCTTTACTGACACCTTGACGATGTGTCTAGGTTTATCAGTATCTAGAGACACATGTACTTGTCACACCTGGGGGGTTGGGTGTTCCTGGGATTTGGCAGGTAGAGACCAAGGATACTGAAGATCCTTCAGTGTGCAGGACAACTGCCCACAACATAGAGTGTCATTAACAACTGCCCACAACACAGAGTGCTGTTTAAAGAGAAACTCTGCTCTAACCTGTGTTCATTGTCTGTAGGATCATGTCTTACATATTTTGTACACCTTGTTCACGGTAGGCAATTAATGCAATACCTATGGAACAGAACCGGTGCTGTTTCAGGGCTTACTGCAGTTATTTTGGCAAACATTAGTACCTGCAAATTAGAAGACTGAAAGCTCTAGAACTAGTGAGATTACCTTGTATCTTCTTTTTGTTAGTCACATAGTAATATttcccaagtttgatccctgggtcaggaaaatcccctggcaaAGAtaatggcaaccgactctagtatgctggcctggagaattccatggacagaggaccctggcgggctcctgtccatggggtcacaaagagttggacacaactgagtgactaagcacataacaACATTTGAAGGGCGTGGGTGCTATGCTAACCtgaatcttaatttcagcttaaGAGCTGACTTTTCCAAGGCAGATGCTAAAAACTGAGGATTTCCTTAGAGAGATTATCTTTTCCCTAATGAGTCCAATTTCAAATTCTCATAGGTTCTAATTCTAGAGCATATACCTACGACATAGCTCAACTACCATATTTACTGTACATAAAATGTTGTTCTAAAGTAATTTTCTGGGTGAAATCATCTCTGTGTAAGTCAACAATCTGCCAAAGCTATACTTTAAATTATTATCCTATAGATTCCCTACACGCCAAACCAAACATTTATGAAATCACTGTCCCATATAGCTGTCTGTCAGTAAATCCAAACAGGCCCTTAGGAAGGTCTCCaaactcccactgcagggggcctgtgAATCTAAAACACAATAAGGATTGACAACAGGCTTCTCAAATGTCAATGGAGTgctattttcaaatgtttatgtaTTGTTGCAATGATAAGGTAAGACTGGAGTGTCCtgtttatgtaattttttctttcaaagtctaTGTATTTTCACCTGAAAAAGAGATCATTTTTGGTTTGAGAAAAGTCAAGAACCACATAGCTATGCAGCTTTAATTagactatctttttttaaaaaagacatctattttaaaatttttatttatttatttttttggttgcactatgCAGCAtttgagatcttagctccccaaccagggattgaacccatgcccctggaaatgaaagtgcagagtcttcaccactggaccaccagggaagtcccaatcagATTATCTTATGTCACCATTTCTGCTACTTTCATCTCAAGCTACTGTTTGCTTTTGCTATTCCAAGTACGGTAGAGTATTTATGAAGGTGAGGAGAAAAGCCTTAGCACCTATATGGAAATAAAGGccactgtaaataaattctttacaCCTTAGTACTTTACACCTGCTGGTACTTACCTTTAACAAAGTTCTTAGACTATAAAGAGAGATAACGCACTGACATGGATTTAATCTTGAACTTTGcaagtataaattttattttatggctaACCTTTTCATTATAGTGAATCAAAAACTGTGAATGTTATCAGCTAAATTTCTCAATGGGTGGTAATAGGAATTGCTATCCACCTCTCTGCTGATCTAAAGCCCTAAAATATGATGatgatatcttaatttttttagtatTAAATCCACAGGATATAAAACTCTTCCACAAAGCACGCTGAATTTCTCCCTTCAAAACACGTATTACCCTGTAATGGCCTGTGTGCACCTATTTTCCTCACAAGATATAAAGTTCCACAAGGCCAAGACGACTGTGTCTTATTCACCATTAAACAACACAGCACCTTCTTTGCCCAGGGTCTCAACTGTACGTGctaaaatacttgttaaatgagtAACTGCCACATGAGATGCTTAAATcataaagagaagggaagaaaaagcttTCCTGAGTATTTATATAGCATGCTTTATGTTTCCCTTAAATGATCCTTTTGGGAACTaagtttatccattttatctCTGATGAGCTGCAAATTAAGCTTTGAGTGACTGCATGACCTCAAATCAGTAAGTAATCGCAGAGCAGCATGTGCAACGCACTAGGCTAAGTGCCGTGGGGAACCACAGTATATCACACGGTCCTTCTAAGAGCTTTCTGTGTAACTGAACTAGTAGTAGAAAGGTGACAGGTTAGATAGAGCATGAAGAGTTTTTTCTTTAAGCTTAAGAGAAGTTACAATATGAGGAAATTAGTGAGTAGGAGGGGTTGATGCAGGCAGAAAAGACAACAGGAGGGAAAAGGGGCCGAGCCCCAGGTGTGACAGACAAAGCACTGACATTTGCTTTTGATTACCTTCAACCTCTGGCACTTGTTCTCCTAGTTCTCTCAGTACCCAGCTTACTCCTGGGTGACCTGGAAGCTAACCTCCTCTGGAGAACCCAATGACCTGAACCATCTCCCGCAGTCTCCACCCTGCCCCCTGAACTCTCTACCTTCACTGAGACCAAACTCAAATATGAGACCAAACTCAAATCTGGTTCAGTTTGCCCCTAAACTCTAGCAGAGAGCTGGCCCCACGAGCCCTTGCTCTGCAATTTATAAAGAACCTGTGATACTCACCGCCACTGGTACAAGAAGAAGGGTCCACAGCCAGCACAGATAATTTGTGTCCTCTCTCAGTGagcatttttccaaaatattctaTGAAGGTTGATTTTCCAGCACCAGGAGGCCCAGACAACCCTACGGTGGAGAGTTtctaatttaatgaaataaatgaaatcagcACAATAAGTTTTATTAGACTAAAATATTAGGCTACCTTCTATTTCTCCTTATTAAAACCACCATTAATTCAGTTTAACATTTCCTAAAGCAGTAGATGAAAATCTACCTATTTATCTACTCCCTGAGTAATAGGGATACACAGAGGAAATGATTCTGAGTTCCATATGTTCACCAGACTCACTTGTAAAAATTACTAAATGTGATTTGCTTTTTTACTATAATGTAGATCTTTGGGGGCCGATTTCATTTCCTATGTTGTTACTGCGCTCAATTTCTACAATATCTGCCCACCTCTCACCATGATCAAGAATTATTCCACCCACCCCAATGCCATGTTCCCATTTGAAAAATAACTCTCTACTCCAGAAATTCCCAGTAACTGAGAAACTCTCTATttatgaaagataattttttcatttcaccCATAACTCAAAGAGATAATATAAACTGAATCCTGGGGGGAAAATTATATTAAGACAGAAATTCCCCTATTTGGAGGGTACATAGAGCATGGAAGGTGAAAACACAAACTGCAGTCAGTTGGCCAGTTCTGTTTCTAGCCCTGCCTCTTATGAGATGTGTAATCTCAGGCAAGTCATTTAATCATTTTGTATGCTGAGTATACTCCGCCATAAAATGTATATAAGAGCACCTtcaggttattgtgaggattagatgagttAATTTTGCATATGTTTAGAACAGCACATGGTGTTGAGAGATATAAAACTGTGTtcaataaaatctataaaacatAAGCACTTAATTGTAACTACACTCAAAAGTATGTATGCCATATGGTATGCTTGGCTCCGTACCATAATTTTCAGGGCAGGTCTCTGTCTTAATGGGTGCTGAATAAACATTTGCTGCTTTAATTTATGCTGGTGATAAAAcaactgcaacaaagacccaggttTACTTGGCCTCATAAGATCAAGATGGAAGAACCAGAAGAGTGCTGTAAatttccatgaaattaaaacagacgcttgttccttggaagaaaagctataacaagcccaaacagtgtattaaaaagcagagacattactttgccaacaaaggttcaggtagaagaactgatgctttcaaattgtggagctggagaagactcttgagagtcccttggacagcaagatcaaaccagacaatcctagaggaaatcaaccctcaatattcattggagggactgatgctgaagctgaaattccaatactctggcaacctgatgcagagccaactcatcagaaaagaccctgatacttggaaagattgagggcaggaggagaaaggggatgacagaggatgagatggttggatggcatcaccgatccaatggacatgagtttgagcaaactccaggagatagtgaaggacagggaagcctggcgtgctacagtccatggggttgcagagagtcagacacaactgagcgactgagcaacagtgACGTGTGAGCTGCTCATTAACTCGAGGTATTTCTGGACATTTTCTCTTCAAAGATTCTCTATAGCCAATAAGTAAACACTTGATCATAACTGGAATTTCTCTATGGGAGTTGGCTATTTTATCTGTCTACAGTACATAATGATTATTAACGTCCAGTGTAGTTCCTTCAAAAAGAGACACCTCTCAGTGAGGGGAGAAAAATAAGATGTAGGAAAAATGTGGACTAGTACAAACAGCAGTTGGTGAGCTCTTTTTGAAATTATCTTTAAAGTATTCAGGCCCCATTACCCCCAAAATCTAGGAGGTTTTAGGCTCTATACTGCAAATAAACTGAGATATGAGTATAATGTAATGCCAATCCATTCTTAAGTACATTTACTCACTCCTCAAAAACGTTCTGCACTTTGTCCACCACTTCTAGTTGTTTCAAGTGGGAGAGCTGGTTGGAATCACTTAGTCTGCCTTCATGAAAAGCACTCATCATACCCAAAACTGATCTGCTTAATTCCTTCTGGTCAAACACATCTACATCGCTCTAGAATctataatttggaaaatataacaAGCTTATTTGCAATTACATAAACAGGTCAACTGTTCACGAAGTCAAGTGAACATTTTAGACAGTATATGAACACGGAGTctcctttaaaatacatttgggTATTGAGATGACTATGCTTAGAGCCAAGCCATTTCCAAACTCTTAATATAAAAGTATCTGACAGAAGTGAAATTTGCCTAGAGAAAGACTAATGAAACACCTAAAGCAGAATTTTGAAATGGGATAAGGATAATTATGGTCGATATAACCACAACCACAAAGAATTCACTTTAGACTATTAAGCAGAAATTCTGCTGAGAGAAGGGAGGAAACCGGTGAACACTTCTTCCTTCACCTGTTTCTACTCTGGAAGTCACGacaaagaaagtgttagtcgctcagttgtgtccaactctttgagaccccatagacccagccctcggggctcctctgtccgtggattctccaggcaagaatactggagtggattgccattcccttctccagagaatcttcccaacccaaggatcgaacctgggtctcccgcattgcaggcacatgctttaccatctagccactagggaagttcacAGCAAGGTCTCTGCCAAAATAGAAATCTCATATTATTCTCTTAAAATACAGAGCCTTGGTTCAAATGGTCATGGCATTTCCCCTACACACCAACATAACAAGACTAGTATTTGCAAAGAAAAGGCCTCTAAAATTCATTCCAAActtctgcaagaaaaaaaaaaatcccctttaaATCATAAGCTATTTAGACTTActttaaaagaagagagagaattttgaaaaatatgtactgaaaaataaaaaaaaagactgacctACTCGAAATGCTAGtggttttcctttatttaatttttcttgttctcTGTGGTGGGCTAATACTTTCTGAAGAAGCACCTGCGCTAACTCCTTTTTCCTGCTGTGTGTTGATTCTACAAGCGTTATGGCCTCCGCTAAACAGGCCCTTTGGCCTTGGATTAAACCAGCATAGAGCTTATCCACAAGTCTTTGCTCTTTATCAGAAAGCCCTTCTGTGTGTCCCTCTAAGGCTGTTTGCAGACAGAACTTTCTCGGTAAACCATTCGATGGCAGCATCCACTCTGCACAATGGAGTCCAGGAGCGCTGCGCGGCTGAGCACATGGGATTCCGGAGCTGAGGTGAGGGCTTGGGTGAAAGACGAAGCGGTAACGTCGGAAAGGTGTTCTCAATAGGCCTTTCAGGAAGTGCTGGTGAGGACACTGGAGCAGCATGGGAATATTCATTGTAATGCAAGAAAACGCTGGATATTTTTTGGTTCAATGTGATTTGTGACTccctaagagagaaaaaaaaaaacatatttcgcCAGTTCAACATCCAACTAAGATATTAAAGTGGTGAAGCGGCAAGTATAGTGTCCTCCCTAGATTCCGAAACACAGAGAATCAGGGATTTTGATAGTACAAAGGCATAAAAGTTTCTTTCCCAACTTAAAAGCAAAGACTCCCACCTTGTCCAGAGTTAATATTCAGAGTAACCCAAACCATGAAACTGTTGCTCTGCTGTGAAGTGCACAgcacattaaaattttcttttaaacaaaaaccaaactgACCCCCTCCCACCAAAATACCCCACAATCCATTAGGATAGAAACTTTATATAATGGTTATTTCCTTCTGTCTACAAACCCTTTATTTATCATAACAATTTCCTCAGATTAAATATACCCTATTTGGAAACTCATTCAAtaggttaaataaaaaaaaaaatccctcttttATTCATCTCCACAAAATGAAAGTGCCTAGTAATACAGGCATTGAGGCATAAGTTTAGATCCATGTACGTATTCGATgggcctccctgatagctcagctggtaaagaatccacctgcaaggcaggagaccccggttggattcctgggttgggaagatcccttggagaagggataggctacccactccagtattggggcttccctgatggctgagatgataaaggatccacctacaatgcaggagacatggattcaaccactgggttgggaagatcccctggaggagggcatggcaaatccactccagtgttcatgcctggagaatcccatggacagaggagcctggtgggctacagtccacggggtcgcaaagagtcggacacgactgagcgcagcaCAGCACGCATTCAACAGACTCGCCCGGAACACACGCCAACATGGTCTAACATCCCACACAAACCACTGCTGGCGATGAACTGAGGGCTCTCTGGAACCTGACCCAGTGTCTCTCGAAGTACGGAAAGAAGCACTTGGGCACTTATTAAAACTACACACCCCAGCCCCAAGAATCAGAATCTCTGTGGGTAAGCACACTCAAGTCTGAACAACTATGGAAGAGAACAAGGGTGTTTTACTTAGATTTACTGATATTCTGCTTCAGACTGTATTAGACAATGAAGGCTCACAGGGTCCACTGGGAGTCAGGACAGTGCAGAGGTTATGGGCCGTGGCCACTCGGCATCTCTGCCACTTAAGCAAtaatgaccctgggcaagttacttaaccactctgtgcctcagcttcctcttgaGTTAAAACAACAGAACAAGGACTAGGAAAGCTGTGAGAATAAAATCAGTTAATTCATATAAACAGGTGGggacagtgcctagcacagagtaAGAGCTTAATAAACTTTATTAGCTTAATAAACTTAATAAGCTTTTATTATTGAGATGCCAATTTATAAAACTTTGGTAAAAATTATGTCGGGCAAATGACATATAATACTTAAGTCTTCATTCATGATTACTTGAAATTTTTGGTTTTCAAATACCATGTAGCACAATGAAATAAATTACTTTATTGCTCTAAAGTACCTCTCTAAATTATATTCCAAGGCCagcagaaaattaattttaactaaaTAGCAGTTTTAGtagcagaaaaaagaaacattaaaaaaatttttattgttagaGCTGCTCATCATTTTTCTATTAGTCTTATTCTAAAAGgacaatttaaaatgtgtaaaaatgtaTCCAAAAGACAATTTCAAAACATCCACTACTACCCTCTGCAGAAATATACAAAgagacatttaaaacaaaaaaaagttaagaGGGGTTCTATTTTGGAAGTTCTCTTCGAGACCACGTTAAACACACTTCCCATCCACACCACTGTCACTACCACCAAACTGGACCTGCACAGGCAAGGCCATTTTCTGAGCAGTTCTACCTTCCATGTCCCAGGCCAGCTTACAAGAGTAACAGTGATGATAATGTTTTTGATGGTGGTGACaatgatattttattatgttcCAGTCACTGTACTATAAACTTCTGTCTTAGCACCCTAaggatgctgtaacaaattaccataaacttgGTGGATTAAAACCACAGAAACCTATcatctcatggttctggaggtgGAAAGTCAGAAATCAAGATGTTAGGAGGACGTCGCTCCCTCTGAAGACTCTAGATGGGGACTCTTCCCTGCTCCTCCCAGCTTCTTGGGCACCAGGGGCTCCTCAGCTCACAGTTACAAGACTCCAATATCCGCCTCCTTCTTCACATGGCCTACTCTTTGTGTCTCTCTTCTGTGTGGGGATCTGTCACTGAACTGGGCCCATTTAGATAATCCAAGATGGTCTCATCCCAAGGtctttaacttaattacatctgcaaagatcctttTTCCAAAAAGAATCACATTCTCCAGTTCCAGGGATTGGGACGTGGACAAATCTTTTTGGAGGCCACCATTCAATCCACTATACCTCCTTTGGTGGACTACCTCATATCTTACCCTAAATGGTCTAAACCCAGCACTTCAACAGCTCATAGAACGATAAACACTGTGTTTGGAGAAAGAACAGTGCACCGTGAGAATAGACAAGGTCATGGAAAAGAACTTTCCTGGGGCAGAGAAGGTTCAAAGTCACCGAGGAGTCAACGCCAGGGCTGGGTCTGAAAGGTTAAAGAAAGCTGCAGGATGAGGCAGGTCTTCCAGGCTGAGGATGTATTTGTACAGAGGCTGAGTTTGGTCTCTACCATATCAGAGAAGGCGGAGGAACTCAAAGAAGCAGACACTGGACATACATATTGGGCTGggcaaaaagtttgtttgggtttttcaagCTGTTATGGGAAGACATGAATGACCTTCTCGGCCAACCCAATATGTGGAACTAGCGGTTGAAGATGAGACCAGATCAGGGTGGAAATTGAGACCCAGGAAGTAGATTTTGTCTTGTTGGTGGAGAAGAAACTACAGAAGAGATCTTTGGGGAGACAAGTGACCTAATCAACTTTGGTTTTTAGGAGATAACACTAGCAACAGTGGAGAGAAGTCAAGAGTGATCAGACCCTGGTAACATATAGCCTACCTAGCAAAGACCCAAGAGAGAGGATGGGGACCTGGACCAAGACAAGGCATTAAGGGGTGGAAAAGAGAAGCCAGGTTCAAGACCTTCTTTCCATGTTAGTGCTGccctcaacatgccagcaaatctggaaaactcagcaatggccacagggctgggaaaggtcagttttcattccaatcacaaagaaaggcaatgccaaagaatgctccaactactgcacaattgcactcatctcacacgctagtaaagtaatgctcaaaattctccaagccaggcttcaactgtacatgaaccatgaacttccagatgttcaagcaggattgagaaaaagcagaggaaccagagatcaaattgccaacatctgttggatcatcaaaaaagcaagagagttccagaaaaacacctacttctgctttattgactatgccaaagcctttgactgtgtggatcgcaacaaactgtggaaaattctgaaagagatgggaataccagaccacctgacctgcctcttgagaaatctgtatgcaggtcaggaatcaacagttagaactggacatggaacagactgcttccaaattgggaaaggagcacgtcaaggctgtatattgccactctgcttatttaacttatatgcagagtatatcatgagaaacattgggctggatgaagcacaagctggaatcaagatttctgggagaaatatcaataacctgagatatgcaaataacatcaTCCTTATGTCAGAAATCAAAGAAGGACTAAATAGcttcttgatcaaagtgaaaaaggagagtgaaaaagtttgcctaaaactgaacattcagaaaactaagatcatggcagctggtcccatcatttaatggcaaatagatggggaaatgatggaaacattgacagaatttattttggggggggctccaaaatcactgcagatggtgactgcagccatgaaattaaaagatgtttgctccttgggagaaaagatatgaccaacctagacagcatattaaaaagcagagacattactttgccaacaaaggtccatctagtcaaagctatggtttttccagtagtcacgtacggatgtgagagttggactataaagacgactgagtgccgaagaactgatgcttttgaactgtggtgttggagaagactcttgagagtcccttggactgcaaggagatccaatcagtccatcctaaagaaaatcagtcctgaatattcattgaaggactgatgttgaagctggttggTTTTCCAAccaaccgtggaaaattcttaaaagagatgggaataccagaccacctgacctgcctcctgagaaacccgtatgcaggtcaggaagcaacagttagaaccggacatgggacaacagactggctccaaactgggaaaggagcacgtcaaggctgcatgttgtcaccctgcttgtttaacttctatgcacagTGGTGGTTGTgctttagtcgccaagtcatgtctgactcttgcgaccccagggactgtagcccgccaggctcctctgtccaggggactctccaggcaaggatactggaatgggttgccatttccttctccaggggatcttcccaacccaggaatggaacccggtctcctgcacttcaggcagattctttaccaactgagctataagggaagccccctctatgaagagtacatcatgctaaatgctgggctggatgaatcaaaactggaatcaagattgctgggagaagtatcaacaaccttagaAATGCAGATaacactttaatggcagaaagtgaagaggaactaaacagcctcttgataaaggtgagagaggagagtgaaaaagctggcttaaaactcaacattcagaaaactaagatcatggaattcagttccatcactttatggcaattagatggggaaacaatgcgaACAGtgacatttaattttcttgggctccaaaatcactgcggatggtgactgcagccatgaaattaaaagacacttgctcctcggaagaaaagctagacaaacctagacagagtattaaaaagtagagacatcactttgccaacaaaggtccgtctaattaaagctatggtttttccagcagtcatgtatggatgtgagagttggatcatcaagggggctgagcaccgaagaattaatgattttgaactgtgatgctggaaagggctcttgagagtcccttggactgcaagatcaaaccagtcaattctaaaggaaatcacccctgaatattcattggaaggactggtgctgaagctgaagctccaattcttggccacctgatgccaagagttgactcactatgactctgatgccgggaaagattgaaggcaggaggagaagggggcaacagaggatgacaaggttggatggcatcactgactcagtggacatgagtttgagcaaactccaggagacaaggaaggacagtgaaggacaggaaagcctgatgttcatggggtggcaaagagtcggacacagcttgtgactgaacgacaacaataaATATCAATAGAATATAGGTTTTTGCTCTAACATTTAGAATAGTGATTTCTTACAACAatttatttgtagtttttctcAGAAAATCCAT includes these proteins:
- the MMAA gene encoding methylmalonic aciduria type A protein, mitochondrial isoform X1; its protein translation is MNIPMLLQCPHQHFLKGLLRTPFRRYRFVFHPSPHLSSGIPCAQPRSAPGLHCAEWMLPSNGLPRKFCLQTALEGHTEGLSDKEQRLVDKLYAGLIQGQRACLAEAITLVESTHSRKKELAQVLLQKVLAHHREQEKLNKGKPLAFRVGLSGPPGAGKSTFIEYFGKMLTERGHKLSVLAVDPSSCTSGGSLLGDKTRMTELSRDMNAYIRPSPTRGTLGGVTRTTNEAILLCEGGGYDIILVETVGVGQSEFAVADMVDMFILLLPPAGGDELQGIKRGIVEMADLVAITKSDGDLIVPARRIQAEYVSALKLLRRRSGVWKPKVIRISARSGEGITEMWDKMKEFREVMLVSGELAAKRQKQQKVWMWSLIQENVVEHFRTHPAVREQIPLLEERVLSGGLSPGLAADLLLKAFKSRH
- the MMAA gene encoding methylmalonic aciduria type A protein, mitochondrial isoform X2, with amino-acid sequence MNIPMLLQCPHQHFLKGLLRTPFRRYRFVFHPSPHLSSGIPCAQPRSAPGLHCAEWMLPSNGLPRKFCLQTALEGHTEGLSDKEQRLVDKLYAGLIQGQRACLAEAITLVESTHSRKKELAQVLLQKVLAHHREQEKLNKGKPLAFRVGLSGPPGAGKSTFIEYFGKMLTERGHKLSVLAVDPSSCTSGGSLLGDKTRMTELSRDMNAYIRPSPTRGTLGGVTRTTNEAILLCEGGGYDIILVETVGVGQSEFAVADMVDMFILLLPPAGGDELQRNSGDGRSGGYHQIRRRLDRASSKDTSRVCECAEITAQAFRSMETKGNSYFCPKWRGYHRNVG